DNA sequence from the Malus sylvestris chromosome 10, drMalSylv7.2, whole genome shotgun sequence genome:
CGGAGTGGAACCAAGTACCAACCTGGGCTAAGATGATTGGACCACCCTGTGGAGCAAATAGCTTCTCAtctttcatcatcttcattaTCTTCGTCACGTAAGCCTCCATGTGTTGCTGCAAATGGAATTTAAGGTCTTATAATATTAGTCACTGGCTCCTCAAATCATACTGGTTTTGCACATTGAGGTGTGATGTACCTTGTATGCTGGATTATCCGAACGGAAGATGATGTTTGGTTCCTCCCTCAGCCAATATGGAAGCCCTCTAAATGGAAATTTGTTAGAATTAATTCACCATTGAAAGGGAATTAAGATGAACATCAATGTTAcaaaattatatatgtatatacccgTGGTTCCATTCGGCTTGGATGAAAGGCCCTACCCTGAGGGTGACATACATATTGTTCTCCTGAACTAGCCTGATGAACTTCACCACATCGGCGTTTCCCTCGAAATTCCACTGCAACACTAGAACAAGATTTAGTGCAAGCCATAATTTTCACAGTTTAATTTCACATTATCCATTTAATTTAAGAAACAATCTGTATACTTTTCATAGTACCTTGCCTTTCACGGGCTCATGAAGGTTCCAAAAGACGTAAGTTTGAATCACGTTCAAACCTCCCCGCTTAGCCTTCTTCAGAAGATCAGGCCACATCTGAAAAAACTCAATTGAGAATAAACGTTAACAATCGAATTTCATCACCAAACAcgaaatataaaattagaagatAGACGCGGGAGCTAGTAGCTCCATTTCTTCAGAGCATTCACTCCTGCACCTCACTGAGGATAACATACATATTGCTTTCATTTTAATTAATCTCCTTTGTGCAAAAAGAAATATAGAAGATAGACATTTTAAAAAACTTACATCCACCGTGCTCCGCGGATAATGAATTGAACCCGACAAGAAAATCTCTCGTTTTCCATTGATCATGATGGACCTGCCATCATATGTCACCTGCCCGACTTCAAGTTTCTTCTCGCTCTTTCCAACAACCGGCTCTTCCCCTTCCACCGTATCCTCCACTGTTTCCCCATCCGCAGCAGGAGCTGCCTTGTTACCTTTGGCATAACATAGACTGGGCGAGACcaccaaaagaacaaaagaaatcaACAGAACCCTCTTTGCTACCACCATtgttatcacttcaacactcaaaatTCGACAAGCAAAACTGGTTCAAAAATTCCatcaaacataaaaatataaggaGATAGATGGCTGATAATATACACACTATCGATCGAAAACTCGGGTTTCtagcaattttttttctgtGTGTGTTGGAAAATCTTATATGCTATTATTAGAAGAGAGAAAATCCGATTTTTTTGGGGTTGAATGTGGACTACGGCAAGGAGGGAAATATTTGCGGATGTGAAAGTTGATCCGAGACATTTGCATGTTTATATGGCAAATTTGTCTCTTTTTTTGGTTCTACATTTTGGACCAATTTCATATCCCACACAAATTTTCTTCCACTTGGCACTTTCCATTTTCCATGTTAaaggtttggtttgggatttagGGTGAACCATTGTGTGTATCTTGGCTTACAAGTAAGAggatcaaaagaaaaaagttaaagGATTAAATTGGGATCAAATAGATTGAATAAGATTGTGCATGTCATCTCACATTGTTAATTAAAATGCAAAGTTGGTAATTTGATATCCAGATTTCGATTcatttccaaaaccattcacaTATATCCAACCCATTTGTTCGTACCACTattcaccattcaccattcgTTTTATGAGAGATCTTTGATGGATGTTGTACCAAGCATAAAACGAAGAGTGGAACACTAAAACAAGAGTTTATGAATCTTACGCTGCATGCAAATTCTACGAAGATAGGTCTTGTTGTAGAATTTCGTAAAACTGATTAAAACTCGTGAGAACTagcttttttgtaaaaaaagcAAATGTTGAATTTTCTTAAGATCTCTAGAGCGGCCAGTTATAAAAGTGTTGAGCCACATAACTAATAATGATTCAAATTTTAatctgaaattgaaaaaaaaatcaataaaatattcTCGCCGCTCAAATCaataaggaaaattttatttaaacccatcttATATCTCTCTACAACCTACTTACCCACTACACCATACTGTATTTAACTTATCTATTAATGTAGGAGTTAACCTAAATTATCCCACAAATCCAATCCAATATGTTAATTTATCTTCACACCCAAAATTGTTGAAGCAAATATAAACGTTGAATAGCTTTAAGCATGACCTTGGATTTGTTCATTGTTTCCAAAATGTAACAACTACGGCTAGGGCTggaattttttctaaaaaatcccaaaccaaacaaaaaaaattcccaaaccAATAATACCGAAATTTTCAGGATCCATATCGAACCGATTCCAAACCTTTTGGTACGGGAATCAGGATTATATATTCAATGGTTCGGGAATCTCAAACaaaaccaatatatatatatatatatacatttatttTGGTTACGTATGATTATTATtgtccttttaaaaaaaaaattgtttttttatgtGTATGTATTTTACCTTAAGGTTTTGATGGTTGAGTTTATACTTCGATAGTTTTGGTAATGATGTTATGAACATATTGGGGTTGTTCGAAGGGAGTAAAGGATTtatcaaatttgttttaaacaAAGGAAGCAGAGGAAGAAAGTGGTCTTGGACTGTTTTGCTTTTGCAAGTGTTGCAATCTTTGAGTGAACCTTAGTTCTGTTTGATCGATACGACTATAATGAGGTTAGAAATGCTTTGAGTATATCACTGACCAGGCTTGGCTGATATGGTACCATCATCTTCTTAATCAATTTTTAGATTCAATTAAAATTGAATTGGGATTACTGAAATACCGAAAATATTTCGAGAATTCCTAAAATTAgaaataccgaaatttcggtttggaattggtcttcaaattcttatcccgaaatttttttatttaggaTTCGAAATTCCATTTTCGATTTGAGATCCCATATCAAACCACCCCTAACTACGGCTATGCCTCAAATTGTGTGGAAGGCAGTAGGAAACCTTTAGAAGGGGAATGTGGATTAGTTGAAGTAGAAATAGGTAAATTTGAACGGTATTAGGGTTATGTGATTaggtaaataataaaaaaaaaattgtcagaGCGAGTGATTAGAAGCCATGAATTGGAATGTGGTGGATGTCTTGTTGTCAAGGTTAGGCCAAAAATTGTCAAACAGGTTGGCATATTGGAGTTTGAGCCCATGTAGCAGGGATCCGGCTTCTCTGCCTCCCAGTTCCATACACTCATATTTTGTACAgttacggttaaatcacgtcaacattttatatttattttttttatagagataataagacaaaaagcaatagtgatataaaatattgatgtgacttaatcgtgaccgcacaaataagaGGAGATGAGAGTGTATTAGGgatggttcggtatgggataccgaacCAAAACAtttgtcccgattcccaaaccaaaattttcgggaatcccaatttcaataccgatcccaaaccaatttTTCGGGAATCACAAAATATTTTCGGGATTttgggacaaatcgggaatcccgaaatagttttgggcttttgaggttttggactaaatttaacatattatgcttttgggctaaaatccaaccttttatattaaaaatttgggcttttgggcaggctgccaatctgcccaatttgttgtTACACTAAAATTTGAATATACACAAATCTGCCAATCTAAATGCAATCTGCCAATCTGAAATATGTGCACAAATGGCTGAAATCTGTGCACAATAGCATCCTTAATCTGCCTATTCAATTTCTAATACACATGcatgcaataaaaataaattaagtgaCAAATCCaaaagctaaaaaaattagttacaagccaaggttttataataaataaagtaacaaacccaaaagcaaaaaaattagttatgagacaaagtttcaaaataattaagttacaaatcaaaagcaaaaaaagCAAAGCTTAAAGTTTATGAAGATTGTTGGCCTCTTCGGCCCCTTGCTTCTTGTCTGGCTATCTCTGCCTGCAACAAAACAATGTTTGATAAggctaaaaaacaaaacatcggTGCATCATGTCCAAAATTTAGCAAATGTAAGCACGCATTTTGCTAAAAACTAGTTATTACATGGATGATTGCTCACAAAACAAATAGTTCTCTGCAGAATTTCCCAAGAACCAGTGTAGACTAGAAATAAACATACAACACGCTACACAGAGGATCACAGAGAAACCTAGTCTTCGTTTTCTAATACCCACATAGCACTGCAATCAGTTAAACTTAAAAGTAAGAGAAGTTCCCATATATtgtttaaaaaactaaaaataaaaattaggcgTGTAAGAATGAAAAGAACCCAGTTAGATGTGAACTAGTAATGAAAGGAACCTAGTTAGATGTGAAATAGTAATGAAAAGAACCCAGTTAGATGTGAACTAGTAAAGGTTGcaataacaattaaaaaaagaaaaaatgcagATGATTGGGCATATTTATGCTTTGCTTAACTAATCAGAGCAATTCAGTCTAAACTTCAAGTCTGTTATTCTGCATTTCAGATGCAACAAAAATTAAACCTCAAATTGGGTTCATagatataaacaaaaaaaagtagTAAAATTGATggtgaaaacaaacaaaaaagaatcTCATAACAACAAAATTGAATTCAAAccagaaaatgaaattgaaccCGAGGTGTTTGATGGAAAGACTGAGTGAACAATGTTCACTTAACCATTTTTCCCTTTGGTGCTTACAACCATTGAGTTAACCTTTGATAGTTCATAAATGTGataacaaaattgaaaatttatgcACTGAAATCAATCCGTTCAGATTCACACCCACAGGGCCACACCACATACAGATTCGAACTCAAATTCGAACTCACATATACAGATTCACACCCACATACAGATACCCAAATGGCAATACACAATGATTCGAACTCCCAAATGCCGTAAATTCGAACTCACATACTCAAATAATGAACTTTATCAAACAAAAACGTACCTTTTGATAAAAAGCTCACGAATTCGAGAACCCAGTTGGAAATTGAATCTTCCGCTGAATAATACAgaaaaactgaagaaaaaaaatgggggAATAATACACAAAATGAATTCCAAACCCTAAGTTAAATTTCAAAAGGAAGACAGAAATTAGatttcaaaacactaaattaaattaattacctaatttgGGATGACAGAGATTCGAACTCAGTGCTGGATGGAGAGTTCCCCAGAGAGAGATCGTCGCGACAGAGAAAGGTGGCGTACAGGTGGCTGTGTGGTGAAGGAAGGCTGGAGAGTCAGATGTGGCTGTGGCCGGTGGCTAGCCGGAATTCgtcacagagagagagggagagagagagagaaatgagctGAGGGCTCGCCGGCTCGGTAATGGAGAGATCAGAGATGAGATGAGGAGGGCTCGGCCGCTCGGCTATTCGATAGAAATGGAAGGGAAGTGAAATGAAGTGAAGTGGACTGTGAAAGTGAAATGGTATGCCGTATGTAGCATGCTGACCTAAAAACAAACCAACGGCATAGATTAAATCCAAAACAATCAACAGTTCATATAATTCTTttacaattaaaaaatatttatatataaaatatttatttttggttcggtatgggaataccgaaaaaATGAAGATGCAAAACCGATTCCCGTACCAAAAATATCGGTTTGGTTCGGGATAACATACCGAAAATTTcgggaattttggtttgggatcgggattttttcggtttggtttgcgatttttgggatttttttccagccctaaagTGTATGGgaattgggagggcagagaagccaggtCCATGTAGGAGAGCtataaaacttcaaaatcatcatttcCTCATAAGAAGAGTATGTTTTTTTTCTGTATAAAAGCGTATTAGGGTTTGGTTATTAACTTATTACAGGAGGAGGTGAAAGGAATAAGGATTTTAGCCATAATAGACGTAGGAGAAAACGTTGTGTGATCATATAGGGTTTGATTGTTGGGTGTGagtttatttataaatttagtttattGTTAATTAAATCTTGTACTTTATGATAATTAggcaataagataaaaaatattttacatttaaaatttaaattcggTGTAGAAAAAGGTTATATGGATTCTAATAAAAATTCCAATCATtcgaaaaaaaacagaaaaagaaaactcCAATCAATAAATGGTAAACGTGTTTTCAAATAGTCTTTCAGAGCACGTCGCATATCTTCCAAATTCGCGTTCCCTCCAAAAAATTGAAACTCTCCCTCCAAAGCCCTCCCAAACCTCTCtccaaagaaaaacaagaaaaagccCTCTCAAACCTCGAGACAATCTGCAAATAAGACCGACTGCAACAAAAATCACAGACGCGGAAGacggaaggagagagagaaatcaaAACCATGTCAAAACGTCAGGATGACCTCGATCTCCTTCTATCTCTTCAAGACAGGGTTTTGGAAACCCCTCCTGGTTCACCTTCCCATTCGCCAGGTATATATTAACCTCCCTAATTATTTGGGTTGCTCATTTTCGCTATGAATCTTGAATTATCGGCATTGGTATCTCTCCATTCATTGAAAAATTTAATGGGTATCTCCCAATTCATTGAAATGTTTAATCGGTTATCTCTCAATTCCTGGAAAATTTTAATGGGTCCCTTCAATTTTCTGAAATGTTTGGTGGGTGTTTCTCAATAGCttcattttttgtaattttaattttgcaGGGTACCTATCGAACGATGAGTTGCGGAGCCAAAGAGGGCCGGCGGACATGTCCGTGTTCAGGGAGGCTGTTGAGGACTGCCTTGATTACCAACCCAAACCGGTTCAGAAGACTGGCAAGTTGAACCGGCCCAATGCCTCAACTGATCCAGAAGTGGAGAAGTTTTCGGGCTTGCGTATCAGGTAGCTTATAAGTACCATTCACAGTGCCACAATTAATGTGAAGAACCATTGATGTTGAGTTTGATTTAGGAATTTTCACTCTTTGGGTGCAGGAAGCAGTTGGTAACTCCCTTAGAGCTTAGTGATCACTTTTCAGACATTCGTTTTGTTCGGTTGTCTGCCATAAAGTAATCTTCTTGCTTTGcattatttttgtatgttttcATATTGTTTGATTGGATAGTTGGAAATACATTCTTTCTTTTAGAAGCCAAATGGGTTTGCTTTTAAAGTTGTATTCCCATGATGGTTGAATTGGTTGTGATATTTTACATGGGATTTTTCTAGGAATTCGTTGCGTGGGGATACACTTACAGGATGTTGGGCAACTGCGGGAGTGTTGACCGAGAAGGGGATTCCAAGAACTAGTTCAAACGGGAAGAGTTATTGTATTTGGAAACTCGGGTGTCTGGATGAAGATACCATTTCTGTCTTCTTATTTGGTGATGCTTATGAGACTTACTTCAAAGAGCAGGCTGGAGTGGTTTTCGCTCTGTTTAATTGCGCCGTACGCAAGGATGCGCTGGTATTAAATTGTCAGCCtgttcttttattttatgaacttttcCTTCTTATATCATCAAAGATGACTGTTTTGATGTGTTTATGCAGGGTGGTGGTTTTTCTTTGAGCGTGTATTCAGCCAATCAAATGCTGAAGATGGGTACTTCAGTTGATTATGGAGTTTGCAAAGGGAAAAGGAAGGATGGAATGGCTTGTACTGTAGTCTTAAACAAGTATGTTCCATGCTGTTCTTTGATCATCTTTTTTTGAACACGGATGGTTATAGTGAGTAATTACTGCCATCTGACTGTTATCTTCAGTAAAAAATTGAGCTATATAAATTATCTTGAATCTTGAGCAAGGGCACGTAAGTGCTGACATGTAGAACTTCGTCGAGATGATAATTGCATAATAAGTTGCATCAGATagatgtttatatatatatatacacacttaCCAGATCAGATATGTAACCAAGTAAAGTAATATTTTTCTAAACCACGAGTAACTCTCAACGGTGTCTTCAAACACTCTCCATGCCTCTATTGTTTTTCCACCCAATTGATTTTTGAGATTCTTTTTGGGAGCTATTATTGGCATGCCAAAAATCTAATTGTGCACTCATAagagtatttttctttctatatatagaaagtttggagtgcacaattagattttggagtgccaatagcAATTCCCTTTTTGTATCATTATTTGCATCTATACTTCAGTAGTGTCTGTACCATTTATTTCTTGATGTTTTTAACATTGATTCCTCTTTTTATCTCAGACGTCGTGGGATATATTGTAAATTTCATAAATCAGTAAGCAATTTAGTGCCTTAATCCTTGTTTGCCTGATCTTATCTGTTTTGAAGGCAAACTTACTAACTGATATTCCtattttctctcatctcttcAGAAAGAATCACAGAAATATTCTTCAATGCGAACTGAGCTCAATGGGGGGTAGGTTTTTGAATTATCTGATTCTCTTTAACATAGACTTCACATTTGTGCTATGCTAGGAACTCTTTCTGTTTTGGTTTCTTCAAGTTGGTGCTACAATTTGTTTGCTTATATATATTCTAATGCTACCAGGAACTTGAGAACAGCATTTCGGAGTCCCTCTAACTCAGAAGGAATTTATTTGGTTGATCCTCTATCTAACAAAACAAACACAGGCAAAACTAAGCAGCCACTGAAGCTATTATCCGTGGAGGGGCTAAAGAAGGCACTAAGGTTTGTCATAGACAGCATAGGATTTACATAtaagtgtatgtgtgtgtgggtAGAAGCAATGCACCATGCTCTTTAGTTGCCAATGGTACAATGCTTTGTCATCTTATAAACTTTATGTTAATCCACCATCGTTTAGAGACAGGAGAATAGAATTACTTTCACATATACACGAACATGTAAGACATGCAATTTGTTTATATAATTACTTTCAGAATTATGTCAAATGGTTTGATTAGTGCCTTATATGAACAGCAATGGAAGTAAAGTGACTACAAATACACACTCCCAAGGATTAAGGTTCCTGGCGGCGGTCACAGGTAAGTGTACGATGATATGATCCTTCTGTGCTCTTGCTGGCAGTGTTTTGCACAATTTTCTCATTAGATATGTTTACAATGCAGGGAAGACAGATCCGAAAGACGTCCTCAAAGAGTCAAAATTGCAAAGCAAACAAACCTCCAGCGTAGGGAAGAGGTGATTCATACATTAAATTATTCTAGAGTattataattagta
Encoded proteins:
- the LOC126584911 gene encoding uncharacterized protein LOC126584911, whose product is MSKRQDDLDLLLSLQDRVLETPPGSPSHSPGYLSNDELRSQRGPADMSVFREAVEDCLDYQPKPVQKTGKLNRPNASTDPEVEKFSGLRIRKQLVTPLELSDHFSDIRFVRLSAIKNSLRGDTLTGCWATAGVLTEKGIPRTSSNGKSYCIWKLGCLDEDTISVFLFGDAYETYFKEQAGVVFALFNCAVRKDALGGGFSLSVYSANQMLKMGTSVDYGVCKGKRKDGMACTVVLNKRRGIYCKFHKSKESQKYSSMRTELNGGNLRTAFRSPSNSEGIYLVDPLSNKTNTGKTKQPLKLLSVEGLKKALSNGSKVTTNTHSQGLRFLAAVTGKTDPKDVLKESKLQSKQTSSVGKRKPSSTSTDPSAVIRNQQLDAKRMKTEKENSLTGKTKPATVKMMELHYISSDEGF